The following are from one region of the Magallana gigas chromosome 6, xbMagGiga1.1, whole genome shotgun sequence genome:
- the LOC105318194 gene encoding uncharacterized protein isoform X2, whose protein sequence is MTTEGVDMLKYLTQKFRSQSLNEIQSIQNKGDEDHDSGTESDEDIHDLEDLDDTGSVCCQHCYCSCNQTSMSRTTHEISEHSLDSISCTSDYERQSLDFERHSSEEELSTIHKGITSEKRKWSHAHLASCDSTGSVDEEVKELMLEPQPILFSSSPPKDITVDCISLNQNNEQICDETIQFIVGPESQKSNFRSENPCAVVITKDKRTHKANTSQSKLTYPKGTVPMLISPRKRHRKVSVSDNKNESSSTMRRPSLDFEKMQTVSGSNAVTSKCLSDPAIFSFRSISSVRFGQLTPVEQPPCAY, encoded by the exons ATGACAACGGAGGGAGTCGACATGCTTAAGTACCTGACGCAGAAATTTAGATCTCAATCTCTAAACGAAATCCAATCCATTCAAAATAAG GGTGACGAGGACCATGATTCGGGGACCGAGTCGGATGAGGACATCCACGACCTGGAGGACTTAG ATGATACTGGTTCCGTTTGTTGCCAGCATTGTTACTGTTCTTGCAATCAAACCTCAATGTCAAGGACAACTCACGAGATAAGTGAACACAGCTTGGACAGTATTAGTTGTACCTCGGACTATGAGCGACAGAGCCTGGACTTTGAAAGACACAGCTCGGAAGAAGAACTGTCAACGATACACAAAGGAATAACATCGGAGAAACGGAAGTGGTCACACGCACATTTAGCAAGCTGTGACAGTACCGGAAGTGTAGATGAAGAAGTCAAAGAATTAATGCTGGAACCGCAACCGATCTTGTTCAGTTCTTCGCCGCCGAAAGACATAACCGTTGACTGTATTTCACTGAACCAAAATAACGAACAAATTTGtgatgaaacaatacaattcaTAGTTGGACCAGAGTCTCAGAAATCAAATTTCAGATCAGAAAACCCTTGTGCTGTAGTTATAACTAAAGACAAGAGAACGCACAAAGCTAACACATCACAGTCTAAACTAACGTACCCAAAAGGCACCGTTCCTATGTTAATTTCCCCAAGAAAACGCCATCGTAAAGTTTCCGTCTCAGACAACAAGAACGAGTCTTCGTCCACCATGAGACGCCCAAGTCTCGACTTCGAGAAAATGCAG ACCGTAAGCGGAAGCAATGCGGTGACTTCAAAATGTTTGTCGGACCCCGCCATATTCTCCTTCCGGTCCATAAGTAGCGTCCGGTTCGGACAGCTTACTCCCGTGGAACAACCGCCATGTGCGTACTAA
- the LOC105318194 gene encoding uncharacterized protein isoform X1: MTTEGVDMLKYLTQKFRSQSLNEIQSIQNKGDEDHDSGTESDEDIHDLEDLDDTGSVCCQHCYCSCNQTSMSRTTHEISEHSLDSISCTSDYERQSLDFERHSSEEELSTIHKGITSEKRKWSHAHLASCDSTGSVDEEVKELMLEPQPILFSSSPPKDITVDCISLNQNNEQICDETIQFIVGPESQKSNFRSENPCAVVITKDKRTHKANTSQSKLTYPKGTVPMLISPRKRHRKVSVSDNKNESSSTMRRPSLDFEKMQKNAVKKQCVHSVGKAKVVKIKTVSGSNAVTSKCLSDPAIFSFRSISSVRFGQLTPVEQPPCAY, from the exons ATGACAACGGAGGGAGTCGACATGCTTAAGTACCTGACGCAGAAATTTAGATCTCAATCTCTAAACGAAATCCAATCCATTCAAAATAAG GGTGACGAGGACCATGATTCGGGGACCGAGTCGGATGAGGACATCCACGACCTGGAGGACTTAG ATGATACTGGTTCCGTTTGTTGCCAGCATTGTTACTGTTCTTGCAATCAAACCTCAATGTCAAGGACAACTCACGAGATAAGTGAACACAGCTTGGACAGTATTAGTTGTACCTCGGACTATGAGCGACAGAGCCTGGACTTTGAAAGACACAGCTCGGAAGAAGAACTGTCAACGATACACAAAGGAATAACATCGGAGAAACGGAAGTGGTCACACGCACATTTAGCAAGCTGTGACAGTACCGGAAGTGTAGATGAAGAAGTCAAAGAATTAATGCTGGAACCGCAACCGATCTTGTTCAGTTCTTCGCCGCCGAAAGACATAACCGTTGACTGTATTTCACTGAACCAAAATAACGAACAAATTTGtgatgaaacaatacaattcaTAGTTGGACCAGAGTCTCAGAAATCAAATTTCAGATCAGAAAACCCTTGTGCTGTAGTTATAACTAAAGACAAGAGAACGCACAAAGCTAACACATCACAGTCTAAACTAACGTACCCAAAAGGCACCGTTCCTATGTTAATTTCCCCAAGAAAACGCCATCGTAAAGTTTCCGTCTCAGACAACAAGAACGAGTCTTCGTCCACCATGAGACGCCCAAGTCTCGACTTCGAGAAAATGCAG AAAAATGCGGTGAAGAAACAATGTGTACACAGTGTTGGCAAAGCGAAAGTCGTTAAAATCAAG ACCGTAAGCGGAAGCAATGCGGTGACTTCAAAATGTTTGTCGGACCCCGCCATATTCTCCTTCCGGTCCATAAGTAGCGTCCGGTTCGGACAGCTTACTCCCGTGGAACAACCGCCATGTGCGTACTAA